The Patescibacteria group bacterium genome has a segment encoding these proteins:
- a CDS encoding HD domain-containing protein: MAVLHIKRIRTLIMHIATDAQFSFIKKLRRRYPQSQTYLVGGVVRDTLLGRQTKDFDFVVRGVSLRSIEKELRTLGSVNAVGRRFGVLKFVPKCVQRTPSLEPFDIALPRTEHTGHFTGHYRDFVIKSDWRLPIEDDLSRRDFTINAMAIDLANGTLIDPFGGMNDMPKKIIRCVGKPATRFAEDYSRMLRAIRFSCQLDFTLERETSQAIQAGMGKINKKIHPSKINSKKYDANTLRAVPYETIAKELSFALSAYPRKAVQLFDCYGVFKELMPPILAMKGCVQPALWHSEGDVWTHTELCFKNIGSKRFKKEFGSHSVEPLLLWSLLFHDIGKPPALKTPEKDGVDRIRFDGHDRIGADIAKRIAERLRLASVARMDISSEDIWWLINYHLLVLNTDVARIKHTTLEKYFFRDPRRGLLLRQLVFVDTLSSKRADGKSSLGSYRALTKRLQEYEQRFHRKATLPKPIINGDEIMKALRLSPGPLVGKYILLVREEQLAKRVCTKRQALAFLKKELQLQ; this comes from the coding sequence ATGGCAGTACTGCATATCAAAAGGATCCGTACGCTTATTATGCACATCGCTACCGATGCGCAATTTTCATTTATCAAAAAACTTCGCCGCAGGTATCCGCAATCCCAAACATATCTTGTGGGCGGAGTTGTTCGTGACACGCTTTTAGGAAGGCAAACAAAGGATTTTGATTTTGTTGTTCGCGGAGTTTCCCTGAGATCTATTGAAAAAGAATTGCGTACACTGGGAAGCGTCAATGCGGTTGGTCGAAGATTTGGCGTGTTAAAGTTTGTTCCGAAATGTGTACAGCGCACTCCATCTCTCGAGCCGTTTGACATTGCATTGCCGCGCACAGAGCACACGGGACATTTTACGGGGCACTATCGGGATTTTGTCATCAAAAGCGATTGGCGCCTACCCATTGAAGACGATCTTTCCAGGAGAGATTTTACTATCAATGCTATGGCTATTGATTTGGCGAACGGCACGCTTATCGATCCGTTTGGGGGAATGAATGATATGCCAAAAAAAATCATTCGCTGTGTTGGCAAGCCGGCAACACGCTTTGCGGAAGATTATTCCCGCATGCTCCGCGCTATACGGTTTTCATGCCAGCTTGATTTTACCCTTGAGCGTGAAACATCGCAGGCGATCCAAGCAGGTATGGGGAAAATTAACAAAAAAATACATCCGTCGAAAATCAATTCAAAAAAATACGACGCCAACACATTGCGCGCCGTTCCCTATGAGACGATTGCAAAAGAACTTAGCTTTGCGCTGAGTGCATATCCTCGTAAGGCAGTTCAACTTTTTGATTGCTATGGAGTGTTCAAAGAATTGATGCCGCCTATTCTTGCCATGAAAGGGTGCGTGCAACCGGCTCTCTGGCATAGTGAGGGAGATGTGTGGACGCACACAGAGCTGTGTTTTAAAAATATAGGTAGTAAGCGATTTAAGAAAGAATTTGGATCTCATTCTGTGGAACCTCTTTTGCTGTGGTCCCTACTCTTCCATGATATTGGCAAGCCACCAGCTCTAAAAACGCCGGAAAAAGACGGTGTTGATCGCATACGGTTTGATGGGCATGATCGAATTGGGGCAGATATTGCAAAGCGCATTGCAGAACGCTTGCGCTTGGCATCCGTTGCGCGTATGGATATTTCCTCCGAGGATATTTGGTGGCTTATCAACTACCACCTTCTTGTGTTGAATACTGATGTAGCACGTATTAAGCATACTACGCTGGAAAAATATTTTTTCCGCGATCCGCGGAGAGGCTTGTTGCTGCGCCAACTTGTTTTTGTTGATACTCTTAGTTCAAAACGCGCAGATGGCAAGTCAAGCCTTGGAAGTTATCGTGCACTTACAAAACGGCTCCAGGAATATGAACAGCGATTCCATCGAAAGGCAACGTTACCTAAGCCTATTATCAATGGGGATGAAATAATGAAGGCGCTTCGCCTATCACCCGGTCCTTTAGTGGGGAAATACATACTACTGGTGCGCGAGGAGCAGCTTGCCAAGCGAGTGTGTACGAAGCGCCAGGCATTAGCGTTTTTAAAAAAAGAACTACAACTGCAATAA
- a CDS encoding RluA family pseudouridine synthase — MHLSITKELDGMRLDVALVSLLGVTRSEIQKRLSKGNVHVNGKVGKKNTRMYEGDTVVIEIEDKNVQEPLPIIVPKILHTDTECIVICKPRGLVVHPAPQHPSGTLVDFLLEHYPEMAKVGDDPQRPGIVHRLDKDASGVMVIARNQDSFDSLKRQFKIHTVKKEYYAVAYGVPLPLEGTISLLLGRRNSSPKIVASTQKGRKAITHYWVEKQAKFCSLVRIVTETGRTHQIRAHLYAVGNPLVGDTVYKSKKIKPIIVSRLMLHAYQLTFTDLTGKKQAFSCDIPEEFEEVLTKY, encoded by the coding sequence ATGCATCTTTCTATAACAAAAGAACTCGATGGTATGCGGCTTGACGTTGCACTTGTTTCTTTATTGGGCGTTACTCGTTCTGAAATTCAGAAGCGATTAAGTAAAGGGAATGTTCATGTGAATGGAAAGGTGGGGAAAAAGAATACTCGCATGTACGAGGGCGATACAGTCGTTATAGAAATCGAAGATAAGAACGTGCAAGAACCGCTACCAATTATTGTGCCAAAAATCCTTCATACGGATACCGAGTGTATTGTGATCTGTAAACCACGCGGCCTTGTGGTTCATCCTGCCCCCCAGCATCCAAGCGGCACCCTAGTAGATTTTTTACTTGAGCATTATCCTGAAATGGCAAAAGTGGGTGATGATCCGCAGCGCCCCGGCATTGTCCATCGCCTCGATAAGGACGCATCCGGTGTTATGGTAATCGCTCGCAATCAGGATAGTTTCGACTCGCTGAAACGGCAATTTAAAATTCATACAGTTAAAAAAGAATACTATGCAGTTGCGTATGGCGTGCCTCTGCCACTGGAGGGAACCATCTCTCTATTACTTGGAAGAAGAAATTCATCGCCCAAGATTGTGGCGAGTACTCAGAAAGGGAGAAAGGCGATTACCCACTATTGGGTTGAGAAGCAAGCGAAGTTTTGCAGTTTAGTGCGTATTGTCACCGAGACAGGGCGCACCCATCAAATCAGAGCTCATCTGTATGCGGTCGGCAACCCTCTTGTTGGTGATACTGTCTATAAGAGTAAAAAAATAAAGCCCATTATCGTCTCGCGCCTTATGCTCCATGCATACCAGCTCACATTTACCGATCTTACAGGGAAGAAGCAGGCGTTTTCTTGTGATATTCCTGAGGAATTTGAGGAAGTATTGACGAAGTATTGA
- a CDS encoding 50S ribosomal protein L19, translated as MNSNLFDGVVPGMTVKIHQKIKEMNPKGEEKERIQVFEGIVLQRRGGMTNGATITVRKMSHGVSVEKIFPLYLPSITKVDKIKQAPTQRAKLFYLRSSKKKLKEKALS; from the coding sequence ATGAACTCTAATCTGTTTGATGGTGTTGTACCGGGCATGACGGTGAAAATCCATCAGAAAATCAAAGAAATGAACCCTAAGGGCGAGGAAAAAGAACGCATCCAGGTTTTTGAGGGTATTGTGCTGCAGCGCAGGGGCGGCATGACTAATGGTGCGACAATAACGGTGCGCAAGATGTCCCACGGTGTAAGCGTTGAGAAGATTTTTCCCCTCTATCTTCCTTCTATTACAAAAGTAGACAAAATAAAACAGGCACCCACACAGCGCGCAAAGCTTTTTTATCTGCGGTCAAGCAAAAAGAAGCTCAAAGAAAAAGCGCTCTCCTGA